The Tripterygium wilfordii isolate XIE 37 chromosome 5, ASM1340144v1, whole genome shotgun sequence DNA segment taaacttctttttctcttttcttggaGTACTTTATTTACTTCTGCGAATCTAAGCTTTAATTGTTTTGGCCAGGTGGCAACGCAACATAATACAAACATTCATGTACTGGCAGGTACATTCAATTTCATATGGCAAATAAACATAGAATAAGTATCATGATTTTCCCCCTGAGAACTAGACTTTTTTTactttgtaaaataaattagttttcttgtttcaatAAACAATAGTACCAAAAAGTTTGACGTAGATATTCTAGAGAAATGCGCAGATGATGAGACACCTATGCTAGAGGGTCTATGAATGGCGTGCTATGTTAGCAATATATCAGAGCAGCAAACAATGGTTTAGAtcgacatataaatatatagtatttgtgGACTCTGGTTTTAtcattttgagaattatgatATTCGTTCAAAAGAAATTGTATCCATGCATTCAGGGATAGTTAGCTATTTAGTTGAATTTAGATTAAACAGTTAAAACATATAGCACAAGGTTCAAGCAGAGCAGATTTAGGTAATTTTTTTAGCAGTATAGCTAAATTGAACTAAGTGACTTTTGTCTTCTGATGCACTTTACTGCAGCTACTGAAGCTAATGTATCATGTCCCTGTCACCGCTGGCTACCATCAAGCTGTGTGGGCTAAGATTGGGAGGACTGTGAATCCACTTATCAATCGTTATGCCCCATTCTTGAACACTGCAATTTCCGGCGCTCAGAGATGGTGGTTCAGGTAGATGTCTCAGGATGTAGAGAGAAGAAACTTACTCTGCGTGTGGCCTAATTTGATCGTCTTGGGACGAGATAACTAGTATAACATGTATTAAGCAACCATCTTGAATATGGGTGGTCAAACATTGCCACTTTTATTTctgtattttgtttgttttcttttctttagaaTTGTGCTAGACAATTTTCTTACTACCGTCCACCATATCAGTTGCAAGTCTATTTTTCCATTGATCGAGTTTATAGAAATGATAAGATTGTGAAAATACTCTGTTGTGGCAACTCAGCTTCCTgttttgccctttttttttttttttcccctttctgtTTTGCCCCTCCCAACTTAATTCTGTAGGTGTGCGAACCTTATTTCGAACATCATGAAAACATTTCAATCGAAGTTCAAATGAGTGAGTTATAATTGTTCGATAATACGACATCATTACATTGACATTATTACACTGACATTGGAAAAGATATTTAATTGTTAAAATTTGTAAGTAAAACAAGAATGGATGGTATTTTGgtcaacaaaaaatattttttaaataatttatccttgatagaatatatatattatctatttATGTATCTTATGGGTTAATTTGAATTAGAGTGAACATGTTACAATCAAAATTTGTTTTGATTGACCTATTGTTAATTAACCATTTATTATATCTTGGACTTGCacctttttgttcttttgttttcttttaattaggGTTGAGTAGTGATAGACCGAAATTTTAGTTATTGGGGGCACTTATTGTCTGGTACATTGAGACCTTGGTATAATTCATTACTGTATCGTTATCTACACATTGATTACTGAAAATGACAATACTGGAGACGTAGTAAATTCAGGGCTCTACATATTTCATTGGTAAAATAACACTGGATCCACCACTAGAGGTGGGCCTATGTCGGTTAGATAAACCTTGTTTTACCAAAACCAGATAAGACTCCTGCAACCATCTCTGTTATACGAATTTTTAGAAATCTCGTTCAAGTAAGGCCCTTTATACCATTGAACCTCCTTCACATCATTTTGAATCGATATATGCATCCCGTGTGTTCCTGTATAATAGAACTGGATGAATGATCAAATCACAGTAACGACTATTTCAACGTTTCCCCCTAAAGAAAGATAATCTGAAACTTGAACAAGCCAAAGCAAAAGTGTTGTAATATACAGAATCATCGACAGTGAGGAAGCAATCTGCAGGTTGGACAATACCACTTCCCTTTGAATCTTGTCTCCGGAGTCAGCCCAACACATGCATAGTGAAACCACTCACCTCCTTGGCACTGCCCATTAACAAATATAAGGCCAATTAGAAGTGAACCAgcagcaaaagaaagaaaaaaccaatCAATGAACTGATACAATGTAAAGATTCCTTTTGGATAATTTGTGATAAAACAAGACTgcaaaaaatatgaaatatggaCTCAAATTCAGTGAccaaaacactttttttttttgggtaaccaagAACGACACCACCAAGCTTGCTTATTTTGGACAGCCAAGTTGAGCCTAAACTTGGGCCAATCAAGCGCACACGCCTTTGGCTGAAGTGGATATAACCAGTTGGGCTACTTCTGACACTTTTAACAAGAAAACGATCATATAGAGCAAGACCTGGGGATAAACTTGATGCTGTTTTGACGATATATAAAACCATCATTAGCAAGTGCAATATGGTGCAGAAGCACATGTAACATGCTCATACTTTACTGCTTAGTCAAAACCATGTACCCTGAACCCTCTGACATCCTGTATGTAGCTTTTATGATATCCTGTAGGAGCCTGgtattattaaaaatttaaaagacaGCAAAACAAGCCAAAGTGGCTTTACAAACAAGGACTAGCAGCATCCAATAGAAAAATGTCTATATTTCTTGTCATATGGCTCATGCAGGTATAGAGGAAACCAGTTAAATAATACTCCTTTCACCGTAACAATGAGCTGTGTGAACTGTATGACGTTTGTGCACAAACGTAACGATGTATTCCTCCTTTCAAGAAATATCATTCCCATACTTCAATTTGTATCTGGTACATGTGTGTTCATAAATGCAAATGGAAATAGAAGATACACAGGCAGTGAACATAcattagaaataaataaatagagcaAAAGAGATGGACCCACATTTTCATTGTCACAGGCGATCATGTCTCCAAATGATACCTAAATGTTCACAATATATAAACAATTTTATTAATTCATGGTTTCCAGAAGAGTAACAAAAACAATTTAGACATGAAAAACTAGCGGACAAAAGGTCAGCACCTGATGGCAAACGCAGTAGGTAGGTTCATTGGGATCAATGGGTTGATCAACATCTACTGGGGCAGAAAATTCCTTCTTATAGCTTCCTGGAGGAGGCATGAGCTCAAAATCCCTATCATGCTCTCGATCCCAATCCCTATCCCTAAAATCGAATTTCTTTGGCTGAGGAGTTCCATAGAAGGACTTGCATTTTTCAATTTTAGGGGCTATAGGCAATGGCGGAAGAATTGCCGGCTCATCAGGTGCTATTTTTCCCTCTGATATAATAAagtaattgagaaaa contains these protein-coding regions:
- the LOC119999062 gene encoding PHD finger protein ING2-like isoform X2: MINQTRQQTQYCLGLASQSSKRGNGNNYNNNYSIIEEEEAAIEKMRKDIEMNQDSALSLCTEKVLLARQAYDLIDSHVKRLDEDLNNFSEDLKHEGKIAPDEPAILPPLPIAPKIEKCKSFYGTPQPKKFDFRDRDWDREHDRDFELMPPPGSYKKEFSAPVDVDQPIDPNEPTYCVCHQVSFGDMIACDNENCQGGEWFHYACVGLTPETRFKGKWYCPTCRLLPHCR
- the LOC119999062 gene encoding PHD finger protein ING2-like isoform X1, with the translated sequence MAIARTGAYVDDYLEYASTLPAELQRLFNTIRELDERSHSMINQTRQQTQYCLGLASQSSKRGNGNNYNNNYSIIEEEEAAIEKMRKDIEMNQDSALSLCTEKVLLARQAYDLIDSHVKRLDEDLNNFSEDLKHEGKIAPDEPAILPPLPIAPKIEKCKSFYGTPQPKKFDFRDRDWDREHDRDFELMPPPGSYKKEFSAPVDVDQPIDPNEPTYCVCHQVSFGDMIACDNENCQGGEWFHYACVGLTPETRFKGKWYCPTCRLLPHCR